A DNA window from Betta splendens chromosome 6, fBetSpl5.4, whole genome shotgun sequence contains the following coding sequences:
- the fjx1 gene encoding four-jointed box protein 1: MRAATANAVALLFLCALASVFYVWSALESRLERHKRRFSAPGAGSFAHGLPADLSAKTFRALLAVPAAQRPHKAEALNLTDHTASAGSRDYHENGDNKGSAQRDGPVKLGSPLEDGIFWSDWLEELLPEGFTEEYAQAWRARARTCRIVKLEPGCGRISNQLATFADGTRACVRYGINADQVQGETLTYYLAALLGVTNVPPLVLSQLDGDGEQWAAVRARVASLQWSDRAVVSLTAWVSNLTGAVTPAPLRQESGGLHPALGDLWNKTTRELLELMQWSDLIIFDYLTANFDRLVSNLFSLQWDSRVMERETNNLLRTPRGDLVFIDNEAGLVHGFRVLSMWEKYHNTVLSSVCVFRKRTTQRVAELHRRRDARTRLLELYRDSEPLSVELGFLSDEHAGVLQERIDRLYKHILRCKSKYAQP, translated from the coding sequence ATGAGGGCTGCTACTGCGAACGCCGTcgcgctgctcttcctctgcgcCCTCGCGAGCGTTTTCTACGTGTGGAGCGCGCTCGAGAGCCGCTTGGAGCGGCACAAGCGGAGGTTCTCGGCACCGGGCGCCGGCTCCTTCGCCCACGGTCTCCCGGCGGACCTCTCCGCCAAAACTTTCCGGGCTCTGCTCGCCGTCCCGGCGGCACAGAGACCGCACAAAGCCGAGGCACTCAATCTGACCGATCACACCGCCTCCGCAGGAAGCCGGGATTACCATGAGAATGGGGATAACAAGGGGTCAGCGCAGAGGGACGGCCCGGTCAAGTTAGGCTCCCCGCTGGAGGATGGGATATTTTGGAGCGATTGGCTGGAAGAGCTCCTACCCGAGGGCTTCACGGAGGAATATGCCCAGGCGTGGCGAGCCAGAGCCAGGACCTGCCGGATAGTGAAGCTGGAGCCTGGATGCGGCAGGATATCCAACCAGCTCGCCACGTTCGCAGACGGAACCAGGGCGTGCGTGCGCTACGGAATAAACGCGGATCAGGTGCAGGGGGAAACTTTGACGTATTACCTCGCCGCTTTGCTGGGCGTCACGAACGTGCCGCCGCTGGTTCTGTCCCAGCTCGACGGCGACGGCGAACAGTGGGCggccgtgcgcgcgcgcgtggcCAGTTTACAGTGGAGCGACCGAGCTGTGGTTTCTCTCACCGCGTGGGTCTCCAACCTAACCGGGGCGGTGACGCCCGCGCCGCTCCGGCAGGAGAGCGGCGGGCTGCACCCCGCGCTCGGGGACCTCTGGAACAAGACTACGCGGGAGCTGCTGGAGTTAATGCAGTGGAGCGACCTGATTATTTTTGACTACCTGACGGCAAACTTCGACCGGCTCGTCAGCAACCTGTTCAGCCTGCAGTGGGACTCGCGCGTAATGGAGCGGGAGACCAACAACCTCCTGAGAACGCCCCGCGGTGACCTTGTGTTCATCGACAACGAGGCGGGCCTCGTGCACGGCTTTCGGGTGCTGAGCATGTGGGAGAAGTACCACAACACGGTGCTGAGCTCCGTGTGCGTGTTCAGAAAAAGGACCACGCAGCGCGTGGCGGAGCTGCACCGGCGCAGAGACGCCAGGACGAGGCTGCTGGAGCTCTACAGAGACAGCGAGCCTCTGTCTGTGGAACTGGGGTTCCTCTCGGACGAGCACGCCGGCGTTCTCCAGGAGCGGATAGACCGATTATACAAACACATTTTGCGCTGCAAGAGCAAATACGCGCAGCCGTGA